From Rhododendron vialii isolate Sample 1 chromosome 7a, ASM3025357v1:
CAGTACAAAAGACCCATTACAAGAATGCACCTCACATTGCTTTGGTCGATAATTTTGCACAAAAATTCTtgaataatacattttttttctttaaaacccAATGATAGTACCCAAAGAGAAATAATGATACTACACCGAGAAATAacgtaaaaagaaaaagaaaagacacaCGAACACGTCAACTGGAATACAGACAATGTTGTGCTGACATCAATTAGTGTATATAGACCGAATGGGGATTGCACGCAGTCAGAACAAATTTAGCGTCATATATCATTCCATTTTAGATACTTTTTAAGTATTAAAAGAGAGGGATGTTTATTACCAGTATGATCTCTTGATGGTACAGCAGATGACATTAGGATAGCCAGGCATTGGCATTGGCGTTGAAGGGTGGCTACCCACCTCTGGGCACCAAAGCCCATGCCGGCACCAACCAAGGGCCGGTAGAGCTGATGAACAACGCTCTCATCATATTCCGCATGTTCTACCCATGTAACCTACATGTTTGTTTTCCAAGTGATAAGTTTTCATGGACATTATGTGTCAAACCAGTATGCTTCAAAGCTAAATACGAAATTACAATGCTGGCAATAAGATGCTGAGATTAAGCAATTTTGTGAACATTGATGGGCTTCTTAGAATGAGTGGGAATGCAGATAGCCATGTCATTTAGAATAAGTTTTCAACAATGATGCATAAACAGACTTAAGTGCACAGATCTGGACACAACTGTTTCTGGAGCCGTCCGAGACACATGGGCCACACAATACAACTAATGACTGTGGACACATCCGTACCGGGGACCATTGTCTTACGTGTTCGCCAGGAAGACTTGCAAATGCACTCTGGATGAATTTCTTTATTTAGGGTAGAAAAGTCATGGTTCCCAGTGCTTAGATTGACAAGAAATAGCAATGACATCTCAgtaccaaaaaccaaaaagtgaTAGACCATTTCTGTGCAAAGAAAATTGGAAAACCCCTATCAATATACAAAGTCTACGTGACAAATCATTTTCATGTCAAACAGGTAGCAGACAGATCTCGGTAATGGCTCCAGACTGGCTGCAATAGGGACACGATACTCCATAGAACCATTGAGTAAAACACATAAAATATTAAGATTAAAGGTGAATCCCGTTcaaatggaaaaagataaaatagTCTCTTCACAGAAAAGAGGGTTAAGATTAAAGGGTTGTTGGGATACAACTAGATTATGATAGAGAAGATTTATTGGGGACCATGCGCAGaggttttgagacccaaaacgaacaagctcgtGTCCTAGCTTAAAAAGACCAGTAGGGTAACTAAAAGAGCCCTAACTATCCACTATTCTACACTAAAACCAGATAGAGAATAACGCGGCAGTGTCATTTTAGACATTATGAACCACACTAGAGTGCATTTTGTTCTAATAAAATGAGAGTCAATGAAAGGGCCatcattttgttctttaaaAACTGTGTTTATTGACTCAAAAGATTAGtgcaatattttaaaaagtgGCCTGTGGAGGGGGGGTGACATAGAGATGTGTACTACCGGAGTGGCTTAGATTAGGAACTCTCACATGACAACAAAATAGCTAGTCTCTCGGGGTTTTGACTTTGACTACAAAGTCCTCAATTTGagtagaaaaaaaatgaacacatCATGATGCTGGAACCAGATAATACACAAATCTACGGATTTAAATATGGCCATGGGGCCGGGGGACTGACCGAGATAGCATCAAAGATTGGAATAGAAACATCAAATGCATTGTTTATTCAACCCAATGCTCTGAAGATTGCTATGCTCTTTCCTATTCTAAAATGATATGAAATTAATGTGTCCCAAGGTGCAGAAACAGGAGTAATAGAGACTTCTAATGGAAATATTATAATCCTGCCACCCTCGATTTGGTTGAGTAATGTTATAAAAACAGATTAACCcattttttaagcaaaaccAGTTGTTGAGATTGAGGGCTATATAATATGATTTGCCCTCAGAAGAAGCATCCAGGGAGATAAAATAATGACTGGCATGGATCGGATTGGACAGAGAAAATCATAACATAATAGAGAGGAACCAAACAAGGAATTCTCGGAAGCACAAGGATTCTAACTTGCAAATGCAAATTGgccttgattttttacaaggtgGTTTTTCCCAATTAAATGTCCTCAACTAGGTTCCAAAGTTGTAGTTACTTCAACCAACTCATTTAACACTAAAAGCCATGGAGGCAATGCAACTCCATAAAtgtgcaacaaaaaaaaggtttggaGACAGTGCAATGGCTTTACCTTGGAGTACCCATTGGGCATATCTTGTACCACACAACCAGAAGGAAGCCTCCTGCAACTGAGAAACGTCGGGGCACCAGATGTTTCCCGGATGCTGTCGATGGAGACATCGACCACCGCCCACACTCCCTCAGCGTGCTGTTTGCAGAAGCGAAGGAAATTTACGTCGCGAACTGGAACCAGTGGTGAAAGAACTTGGAGCTCCGCGTGCATCTATGTAACAAAATAATGATCACGTCATAAAGCTTCCAAAAAGAATTACCAACAATACGAACCTAGAACTCTTTCCTTAAAAAGAATCCAGAACTTGTACCGGCAGCAGTTCATTCATTTTGCCCGGAGCCACGATCCATTTAAAAAGTTCGGGAAAATGGTGAATTACcgccctcaaaaaaaaaaaaaattataaaatttgaaaagagcAAGTTACCAGCTGAAGTGCACCATTTCTAGTTCCTCCCATACCATTGGAGATTACATCAGTAGTTGTGGTTCGAGCAATCATACAAGGGAACATTTCCGCCCACCGATTCTAGCAAAATCATGAAGCAAAAACCCAAATAAATTGTCAAGGTTGACAACAAAGTGAAAACAAAGAAAGCAACATCAAAAGAGAGAGCCATCAATCTAATTACAAGAATCCTAAAAATCATGTCTTGGCCAGAATTACAAAAGGCCATCACAGCTGTAACGGAATTAAACAAATATATCTGTAAAAAGTTTGTGTAGCTCACCGAGTCCATCAATGTCTCCACAAGAGCCAAACTGTTGATGATAACCATGCCAGTCTCCCTAGAAGCCTCAGTCACAAACCCATTTGGTTTCAATCCAATACAAGGAGAAAAGCTCCTCAAATACTCATCATCATTCAATATCTCCCTTCCTCCTTCAAACCCCCTAAACCAAAGCGGCTCATCAGCCTGTGCCATCTTGACCAACTCCTCCATAGCAGCCAAAGCAAGCTCCAAATACATAGATCTCTCCAAAGAACCGCCCGCCACACCCGTAGAGCCTCTACTCGGCGGCACCACCACTGGAAAAGGACTTGAAATCCCAACCCCGAAATCAGGCCCCAAAGGCAATGTTGTCGTTACCACACTTAAACCACTACTTAACCCCCCAACAAACCCATTGCTCCCAACACCCAATTCCAAACTGGAGTTTGGCAGTCCGGGCAAGGCGGAGATAGGGCGGCCGAGGAATTTTCCGGCGAGATTGCAAACTCGATCTAGCTCATCTTTTAAACGGGCATTTTCAATCCGAAGCTGCTGCTCTTCTAATGATATGTCTCCAATTATCGCTGGACCACCGCAGTTGTTGCAAATTGGGTTTCTCATTGCTTCCCTAATAGTCATGTTTTCAGTTCTAAGCTTATCGTTTTCTTGCCTTAGAATGGAGTTCTCGTGTCGCTCCAGCTGGGTCTGTTGCATTAAACCAAGTTCCATCAAATTTCTTGACTACCCCATTAATCAAAACTCAACCCAAAACCAAATTACAAACAAGTTGCATAAATTCCTCCTGATTTGATTGATTACCTTCATTTGGGTACGGCGATTTTGGAACCAGAATTTAACTTGCCTAGTCTCCAAACAAAGCCTCCTGCTAAGCTCCAACCTTTGTTTCTCATCCGGATGAGGGCACTCCTTAAAAAGACTAAAAccatacccaaaaaaatcattgaGGAGAAATATAGAAACAAACAATGGTTGATTATGATCACAACTTACTTGAGGCGCCGTTCAGTTATCGTGGATGTTGCGTGATAAATATTTTGTCGatataaagtaaatttttgTAGGAAAACTAAAATTCATTCCCTTTAGAAGGAtttattttgcaagaaagtacTTTCCGGGGGGAAAAGCCTCACAATTCTTGGTAAGCGAAAACACGGAAAGTTAGGCTTTCTCATTATTTCCCATCCTTTCTGTACAATTGGACGGAGCCTCATACTTTCTCTAACATTAGGGATTTCTTACGATTCGAGTTCTTGGATTTGCTGAGGAGTGTGACGGTGGTACCGCTTCTTCCGCGGCGGCTTGTCGTCGGCGCCGTCTAGATCGTCGCCAGAGGCTCCGTCCATGTTATCGCTTCCAGATCTGCTCTCATTCTCTTCCCTGCTTCTTCTTCCGACATTGCTCTCATAATTCTCCGTAATTCTTGCCCCATCCCCTTGTCCCTCCATACTCGTTTGCTGTCCTCAAATTTCACACACACAGATATTAAAGAAACCCAGATCAGTAAAGAAAAGCATCATCGCAGTCAAGAATCTCGTGTGAGTTACAGATATACATGTAATCACACAAAGTAGCAAAAAGAACTAGTACCCAgaaaaatacatacatataaacatgtatatatgtagagagagagagagagagagagagagagagagagtctcggGGGGCTCACGAGAGCGAGGGAGAGGCCAGGAGAGGCGAACATGGACTTGGAAAGAGGAGAGACAAGGCGACTGGGCATGCTGTGGTTGCTGTAAGGTATGTCGGCGACGATTCTtgcaccaccgccaccactgccgccgccgccgccgctatTAGTATCAAGAAAACCCCCAAAACTCATGAAATATGCCCTTTTTATTCTCACAGCCTATTAAGGCAACTCACTCACCcttccttcttcctctctctctttcacacaAATCTACAATTGCTTCTAACAATGAGtagaaaataattaacaatgggGACTTTCTTTACACAAACAAAAGTCTAGCAAACTGGATCTCTCAAATACACAGGAAATATCTttagaagaaaaggaagaaaaagaaaaaattgttggGATAGAGAGGAAGAGGAGACACGAGGGGCGAAAACCCAAATGTCTCAAACTTCCTCTCTCTTAGActgtgagagaaagaaagagaaagaaggcAAGCAATAATTCCCTACACCCTAATTTTACTGCTCATGCTTTGCACTTCCttctctattctctctctctctgtatatgtgtatatatgtgtgtgcttctctttctctctctacagaTATGGAGTCTGGAGTTGAAGAATCGGTAAAACAAGCATCAAAATGGTCCTCCGTGAAACCCTAGTCCGGGGGTTACTTTAtagtatctctctctctctctctatgtaccTGCATGCTTGAGACCAGACGGAGGGAAAAGGGGTTTGGTTGGTTTTCATGAGGTGAGCTGAAAAGGGGGCCTATCAAAAAGCAAAGCAGGAAAAGGAGAAAGGCATGTATGAACAGGGCAGGGGTCCAggggagaggaaaaaaaaggggtgAAGATAATACGCGAGATATGTGGACTCTTCGAAGCCTTACAAACAGATACGACCAAGAAAAGAGCACAAAAAAGGTCAATTCACTATCCATCCCTTCTCTCCCCTCaagctttctctctccaaaagtTTTTTCTTCATGAAAAGAAATTTGGATTAGTAATGGAtattaattttcttctttttttattatattcactcttatttttatctttgtcTACTTGAATTTTTACTATCTTACCATTTATTGAATACATTTTTCACATATTCAaggacaatattgtaaattcatgtaaataaaaacaaaaaatatattgtgaataattaaaagaaaagtgtgaaaatcatttttcattagtaatttttttttatcttaaaaagaattaGCATCATTAacattattttactttttagtgaTTATTCTTTAGTTTTTGGCTCAGATATGTAAAATTAGTCATCCGTTGTGGGGgaagaacaataaaaaaatcaaaacataacaatatcaaaatttgagtaTATAAAAGCTTTGTACTATGCACATTATACAAGTCTTTATACACTCAATAAAGGTTTTGGCAATAGCAAcactaagaatttttttttatttgtccgtattaaaaaaaaattgcatttgttaatttttagtcaattttttaggattattgcttcttcatgataagaggaatctaaaaagtacaaaattacgatcaaaacccttttttaatagagacaaaaaactaataaatgtgaattttttttgaattaagaacaaaaaaataagtcatttggcttattttgccAAACAACCCCTAAAGCATTTAAAATACATGTTGATGTTGAAAATAGCTTATGTAACATCCCACATCGGAAACAAAAGGGAAATTGACGtagtaaaaaaatatgagggagataactttttcaaattctttcGGTGTTTAacgaacttttatttttttggctcttAATAGTAAAAAAATACGAGGgagataatatatatatatatttttttgctctTAACGAAAAATGAGGAAGATAACTATTTCAAACTCTTTGGTGTTTtaatgaaccttttttttttttttttgctcttaaTAGTAATCTTCCTTCCTTTTTAAGCTCCTCGTGTTGAGGCaaattaattaaacaatttGACAAGAATTtaacagaaattaaaaaatactataaaatCAATTTGACAAGAATTTaacaaaagttaaaaaagaCTACAGTATAAAATAACTACTGGAACcccagaaagaaaaaacaaaaaaaacaaaaacaaaatttaggcCAGGGCCCCCAAAAGAAAGTGACCATTTTCGAAAGAAGAAAACAGAGTTTACtggggacccgggggctctgctggcTATATGTGCGCAGCAGCCCCTACTATGTGGGCTCTGCTGCCATTTATTCTGACTATAATCAGAATaatattattttgatcatattattttaaaaaaatataatcaaattttatttttagagcttttataatcacgtttcAGTTTTTAGGACTGCTGCGTcgcctgggcagcagagccacCGGTCCGTTTTCTGGAGGGGGGGAGGGCAGTGGGAACGACACCGGGTTCAGATCCTTGGATCTTTCTGCAATTTTtgtccccccctctctctctctctctctctgtatatagaCGTCGGGATCTGTGACTACGAGAAAGATTACGAGAATGGTAGTAATAAATTATGCGAACTTGGAAAATGGG
This genomic window contains:
- the LOC131332296 gene encoding homeobox-leucine zipper protein ANTHOCYANINLESS 2-like, which gives rise to MSFGGFLDTNSGGGGGSGGGGARIVADIPYSNHSMPSRLVSPLSKSMFASPGLSLALQTSMEGQGDGARITENYESNVGRRSREENESRSGSDNMDGASGDDLDGADDKPPRKKRYHRHTPQQIQELESLFKECPHPDEKQRLELSRRLCLETRQVKFWFQNRRTQMKTQLERHENSILRQENDKLRTENMTIREAMRNPICNNCGGPAIIGDISLEEQQLRIENARLKDELDRVCNLAGKFLGRPISALPGLPNSSLELGVGSNGFVGGLSSGLSVVTTTLPLGPDFGVGISSPFPVVVPPSRGSTGVAGGSLERSMYLELALAAMEELVKMAQADEPLWFRGFEGGREILNDDEYLRSFSPCIGLKPNGFVTEASRETGMVIINSLALVETLMDSNRWAEMFPCMIARTTTTDVISNGMGGTRNGALQLMHAELQVLSPLVPVRDVNFLRFCKQHAEGVWAVVDVSIDSIRETSGAPTFLSCRRLPSGCVVQDMPNGYSKVTWVEHAEYDESVVHQLYRPLVGAGMGFGAQRWVATLQRQCQCLAILMSSAVPSRDHTAITASGRRSMLKLAQRMTDNFCAGVCASTVHKWNKLTASNVDEDVRVMTRKSVDDPGEPPGIVLSAATSVWLPVSPQRLFDFLHDERLRSEWDILSNGGPMQEMAHIAKGQDHGNCVSLLRASAMNANQSSMLILQETCIDAAGSLVVYAPVDIPAMHVVMNGGDSAYVALLPSGFAIVPDGPGSRGPASNNGPTNMGGSPQRTGGSLLTVAFQILVNSLPTAKLTVESVETVNNLISCTVQKIKAALQCES